Proteins found in one Mixophyes fleayi isolate aMixFle1 chromosome 8, aMixFle1.hap1, whole genome shotgun sequence genomic segment:
- the ZRANB2 gene encoding zinc finger Ran-binding domain-containing protein 2 yields MEESFTNEQMATDKMSTKNFRVSDGDWICPDKKCGNVNFARRTSCNRCGREKTTDAKMMKAGGTEIGKTLAEKSRGLFSANDWQCKTCGNVNWARRSECNMCNTPKYAKLEERTGYGGGFNERENVEYIEREESDGEYDEFGRKKKKYRGKPGAGSKSAHKGDEKESGAEEEEEAEEEEEEGDLSKYKLDDDEDEDEDGDLSKYNLDASEEEDNSKIKKPTRSRSKSRSSHSSSHTSSRSRSRSRSRSSTSSRSGSSSRERSRGSKSRSSSRSQRGSASPRKRSYASSRSSSSSERGKKRSRSRSSSPERKKKRSRSRSTERRRVSPTGSSHSGSRSSSFKKK; encoded by the exons ATGGAGGAGTCCTTCACAAACGAGCAGATGGCGACCGATAAGATGTCCACCAAGAATTTTCGCGTCAGCGACGGAGACTGGATCTGCCCGGATAAGAA ATGCGGGAATGTAAACTTTGCCAGAAGGACGAGTTGTAACCGTTGTGGACGAG aaaaaacaacTGATGCCAAAATGATGAAAGCTGGCGGAACAGAGATTGGGAAAACTCTGGCTGAGAAGAGCCGTGGATTGTTCAGTGCCAATGACTGGCAGTGCAAAAC TTGCGGCAATGTAAACTGGGCGAGACGATCTGAGTGTAACATGTGCAATACGCCAAAGTATGCAAAACTGGAGGAGAGGACAG GTTATGGGGGTGGTTTTAATGAACGTGAAAATGTGGAATACATAGAGCGCGAAGAATCCGATGGAGAGTATGATGAG TTTGGgcgaaaaaagaaaaagtatcgCGGAAAGCCAGGCGCTGGTTCCAAATCCGCCCATAAAGGCGATGAAAAGGAATCGGgtgcagaagaggaggaggaggctgaggaggaagaagaggaaggagatCTGTCTAAGTATAAGCTGGATGAT gatgaggatgaagatgaaGACGGCGACCTTTCAAAATACAATCTGGATGCGAGTGAAGAGGAAGATAATAGTAAAATTAAGAAACCCACACGCAGCCGATCTAAATCTCGATCTTCCCACTCTTCTTCCCACACAAGCTCAAGGTCTAGGTCCAG ATCCCGCTCAAGATCTTCTACCAGTTCCAGATCTGGCTCCAGTTCAAGAGAACGTTCTCGTGGTTCAAAATCAAG ATCCAGCTCCAGATCCCAACGGGGGTCTGCTTCCCCGAGAAAAAGATCTTACGCCAGTTCTCGATCCTCATCGTCCTCAGAGAGGGGAAAGAAAAGAAGTCGCTCCAGATCTTCGTCCCCTGAACGCAAAAAAAAGAGATCAAGATCACGGTCAACCGAAAG ACGCAGAGTGTCTCCTACTGGGTCTTCTCATTCTGGCTCTCGATCGTCAAGTTTCAAAAAGAAATAG